The sequence below is a genomic window from Flagellimonas marinaquae.
AAAGGCTGGTACACAAACCTTAAGTGTAGAAATGATGAAGCTGAAAGAGTATATGATCCCTTTTTCAGGTCTGAAGCTGGGAGAACATAAATTTGTGTACGAAATCGATGATGCGTTCTTTGAATCTTTTGACTACCAAGAATTTAACGGAGCTTCCGTTCATGTAGATGCCATTTTGGAAAAAATGAGCACCATGATGGAACTACGGATAAAAGCCAAGGGAACTGTAAATGTGGATTGCGATCTAACTGGCGAACCTTTCGACCAACCTATCGACTCCGATTTAAAGCTCGTCGTCAAATTTGGCGAAGAGTACAACGATGAAGATGATGAAATCTTGATCATTCCCCATGGCGAACACCAGTTCAACATTGCACAGTATATTTATGAGATGCTGGTACTGGCCGTCCCACAAA
It includes:
- a CDS encoding YceD family protein, translating into MMKLKEYMIPFSGLKLGEHKFVYEIDDAFFESFDYQEFNGASVHVDAILEKMSTMMELRIKAKGTVNVDCDLTGEPFDQPIDSDLKLVVKFGEEYNDEDDEILIIPHGEHQFNIAQYIYEMLVLAVPQKRVHPGVEDGSLQSDILDKLEELQPKEKTTSSEKTDPRWDDLKKLLTDK